The following are from one region of the Ignavibacteriota bacterium genome:
- a CDS encoding T9SS type A sorting domain-containing protein, whose protein sequence is MFAKFNAPFNWVGYGVGSGGYIIKYIDSLYIPVELVAFTSTIEGHNVMLEWITASELNNYGFELERSFDEYNWMTIGFLTGKGTTSEKSLYNFEDQLIRPIQFYRLKQIDYNGNFNYSRIITIETSLSNFVLFQNYPNPANPSTNISFSVPEKTKVKIIIYSISGEVVKDLVNEEKDKGIYTIKIDLNDLATGVYFYRITTSKGYSDVKKLVLLK, encoded by the coding sequence ATGTTTGCAAAATTTAATGCTCCTTTTAATTGGGTTGGTTACGGTGTTGGAAGTGGGGGGTACATCATAAAATATATTGATTCTTTATACATTCCAGTTGAGTTAGTTGCATTCACTTCAACTATTGAGGGTCATAATGTAATGTTGGAATGGATCACCGCTTCTGAGTTGAATAATTATGGTTTTGAATTAGAAAGATCTTTCGACGAATACAATTGGATGACAATTGGCTTTCTAACCGGAAAAGGAACTACATCAGAGAAATCATTATATAATTTTGAGGACCAATTAATCAGACCGATACAATTTTACCGATTAAAACAAATTGACTACAATGGTAATTTTAATTATTCGAGAATAATTACGATTGAAACGTCCTTAAGTAACTTTGTCCTCTTTCAGAATTATCCAAACCCCGCTAATCCATCGACAAATATCTCATTCTCGGTACCAGAAAAAACAAAAGTAAAAATAATTATTTATTCTATTAGTGGTGAAGTTGTCAAAGATTTAGTAAATGAGGAAAAAGATAAGGGCATATACACTATTAAAATTGATTTGAACGACTTAGCAACCGGAGTATATTTTTATAGAATCACAACAAGTAAAGGCTATTCAGATGTAAAAAAATTAGTTTTATTAAAGTAA
- a CDS encoding YigZ family protein: MIINLKCFALNYFSTMNLPDEIKTIGKTKEITTTINKSRFIAQVYPVESEEAVKDYLTKTKKKYHDASHHCYAYKLANGKFHYTDAGEPNGTAGMRILNAIEHFNLSNQLVIVSRIFGGIKLGVGPLGKAYYESAFQILNESKIISKYLYRKVSITAKFNQVSLVHRILTHYNSIILSTDYAESVSLNCLIMPGTIDQIQRILEESGKNNIKFTNEADFIYK, translated from the coding sequence TTGATAATCAATTTAAAATGTTTTGCACTGAATTACTTTTCCACTATGAATCTTCCCGATGAAATAAAAACAATAGGAAAAACTAAAGAAATAACAACTACGATAAATAAATCCCGTTTTATTGCACAAGTTTATCCTGTTGAATCCGAAGAAGCAGTAAAGGATTATCTTACAAAAACGAAAAAGAAATATCACGATGCTTCTCATCACTGTTATGCATACAAACTTGCAAACGGAAAATTTCATTACACAGATGCAGGCGAACCGAATGGAACTGCAGGAATGAGAATACTGAATGCGATTGAGCATTTCAATCTATCCAATCAACTGGTAATTGTTTCAAGAATATTTGGTGGAATAAAGTTAGGTGTTGGTCCGCTTGGAAAGGCATATTATGAATCAGCGTTTCAAATTCTGAATGAATCGAAAATTATATCGAAATATTTATACAGGAAAGTTTCTATTACAGCAAAATTCAATCAGGTCAGCTTGGTTCACCGGATTTTAACTCATTATAACTCAATAATTCTATCAACAGATTATGCAGAATCTGTAAGTTTAAACTGTCTTATTATGCCGGGAACGATTGATCAGATACAGAGAATTCTTGAAGAATCAGGGAAAAACAATATAAAATTTACCAATGAAGCTGATTTCATTTACAAATGA
- a CDS encoding O-methyltransferase — MEKIILSSQLEYLSSFRKQLDPLIEEMETYAKEHNVPILSWQSADFLEQLVLLKEPKRVLELGTAIAYSTIRIARMLQGKSVVHSIEKSVDNIAIAKDFIAKSGLGNKIKLLEGNAMNVMPQLKKKYDIVFLDADKEDYKRLFDYSLVLLRKGGVLVVDNLLWHGYAASVRVPQDYKESTRHIREFNLLFMNQPNLKSSIIPIGDGLGIGVKI; from the coding sequence ATGGAAAAAATTATACTATCATCGCAATTGGAATATTTGTCCTCATTCAGAAAGCAATTAGACCCTCTTATCGAGGAAATGGAAACTTATGCAAAGGAACATAATGTTCCGATTTTATCCTGGCAATCAGCAGATTTTCTTGAGCAATTAGTTCTTTTAAAAGAACCGAAAAGAGTTCTTGAACTCGGTACAGCTATAGCTTATTCAACCATCAGGATTGCCCGGATGCTTCAGGGCAAGTCAGTTGTTCATTCAATTGAAAAAAGTGTTGATAATATTGCCATCGCAAAAGATTTCATTGCTAAGTCCGGATTGGGTAATAAAATAAAATTGCTTGAAGGTAACGCAATGAACGTTATGCCGCAGTTAAAAAAGAAATATGATATAGTTTTTCTTGATGCAGATAAAGAAGACTACAAACGACTTTTTGATTATTCACTTGTGTTACTTAGAAAGGGAGGAGTTCTGGTTGTAGATAACTTGTTGTGGCATGGTTATGCTGCTTCTGTACGTGTCCCACAAGATTACAAAGAATCAACACGTCACATTCGTGAGTTTAATTTATTATTTATGAATCAGCCTAATTTGAAATCATCAATAATCCCGATTGGTGATGGACTCGGAATCGGTGTAAAAATTTAG
- a CDS encoding HEPN domain-containing protein: protein MPVDTEALIKHRIQRAKDTIKEAEDDISKNFLHSAENRIYYAIFYSALALGVKYGFSTSKHNQLLGWFNKNFVKSKKIEKEFGDIYRNALENRMESDYEDFKTFSFEEVTVDFKNMQRFVDRIEKLLTE from the coding sequence ATGCCGGTTGATACAGAAGCTCTCATTAAGCATCGGATACAAAGAGCAAAAGATACAATAAAAGAAGCTGAAGATGATATTTCAAAAAACTTTTTACATAGTGCAGAAAACAGAATTTATTATGCCATTTTTTACTCTGCTTTAGCTTTGGGAGTTAAATATGGATTTTCTACTTCTAAACATAATCAGCTTTTAGGATGGTTCAATAAAAATTTTGTTAAATCCAAAAAGATTGAAAAAGAATTTGGAGATATTTACAGAAATGCTTTGGAAAACAGGATGGAGAGTGATTATGAAGACTTTAAAACCTTTTCTTTTGAAGAAGTAACCGTTGATTTCAAAAATATGCAGAGATTTGTTGATAGAATAGAGAAGCTGTTAACCGAATAA
- the uvrA gene encoding excinuclease ABC subunit UvrA, which produces MEKEYIIIKGAREHNLKNIDLEIPRDTFTVITGLSGSGKSSLAFDTIYAEGQRRYIESLSAYARQFLDMLEKPDVDLIEGLSPAISIEQKSTTGNPRSTVGTVTEIYDYLRLLFARVGIPHCYNCGKPVKKQTSNQIIDSIISTFRNKKISILSPLIRGRKGHYKELFEEVSSDGFLRVRVDGEIVEITKGLQIDRYKIHNIEIVVDRFSVNDSARTRIAESVDVALNYGEGSIIVNDGKEDHIYSRQLACLDCGISYRELAPNSFSFNSPYGSCPDCEGLGEKKELDINLIIPDWDKSINDEGLAPLGKPRKIWFFTQLEAVAKTYKFNFYTPLKKLSDAQKEVIINGSKERIPFTYTYNNGRPVQYMHRFSGVVKYLKHYFDSTASNSIREWVESYMNTIPCATCNGGRLRKESLAVKFNGKNISEITSLSILRAIEFFKSVKLKGNEALIAKPILKEVNERLEFLHNVGLDYLTLGRSARTLSGGESQRIRLATQIGTQLAGVLYVLDEPSIGLHQSDNIKLINSLKNLRDLGNTIVVVEHDRETIESSDYMVDLGPGAGEHGGNVVMEGDTKKLLNSDNGYDSMTLSYLRCRQKIKIPDERRKGNGKFITLKGAKGNNLQNVNLRIPLGTLTLITGVSGSGKSSVLNETLVKILMNKLYNSKSVPLPYSKIDGLENIDKIIEIDQSPIGRTPRSNSATYTGLFTFIRDLFAELPEAKMRGYKTGRFSFNVAGGRCEECGGDGLKKIEMNFLPDVYVHCDSCKGKRYNRETLEVLYKTKSIADVLGMRVSEALEFFEDLPRIKRKIKALNDVGLGYITLGQQATTLSGGEAQRVKLATELSKVSTGKTLYVLDEPTTGLHFEDVRILLDVLNKLVDKGNTVVVVEHNMDVIKMADWIIDLGPGGGEFGGKIVAEGTPEQIVKMKNCLTGEYLKREL; this is translated from the coding sequence TTGGAAAAAGAATACATAATAATTAAAGGTGCCAGAGAGCACAATTTGAAAAATATCGATCTCGAAATTCCGAGAGATACGTTTACTGTAATCACCGGACTTTCTGGATCAGGAAAATCTTCGCTTGCCTTCGATACAATTTATGCTGAAGGTCAGCGCCGTTATATCGAATCTCTTTCAGCTTACGCACGTCAGTTCCTCGATATGCTTGAAAAACCGGATGTAGATCTCATTGAAGGTTTAAGTCCTGCAATTTCAATTGAACAAAAATCAACAACAGGTAATCCACGTTCAACTGTTGGAACAGTTACAGAGATTTATGATTATCTCAGGCTTTTATTTGCGCGGGTTGGAATACCTCACTGCTATAATTGCGGCAAACCTGTAAAAAAGCAAACCTCAAATCAGATAATTGATTCAATCATTTCAACATTCAGGAACAAAAAAATCTCTATTCTCTCGCCATTAATCAGAGGAAGGAAAGGTCATTACAAAGAATTATTTGAAGAAGTTTCGTCGGATGGATTTCTAAGAGTAAGAGTTGATGGTGAGATTGTTGAGATTACAAAGGGATTGCAAATTGATCGTTATAAAATTCATAATATCGAAATAGTTGTTGATAGATTCAGTGTTAATGATTCAGCAAGAACAAGAATAGCAGAATCAGTTGATGTTGCTTTGAATTATGGCGAAGGAAGTATCATCGTTAATGATGGGAAAGAAGATCATATTTACAGCAGACAGCTAGCCTGTCTCGATTGCGGAATCAGTTATCGTGAACTTGCACCGAATTCATTTTCATTCAATTCACCATACGGATCCTGCCCGGATTGCGAAGGACTTGGCGAAAAGAAAGAACTTGACATCAACTTGATTATTCCAGATTGGGATAAATCGATTAATGATGAAGGACTCGCGCCACTCGGTAAACCGCGAAAGATCTGGTTTTTCACTCAGCTTGAAGCAGTTGCAAAAACCTACAAGTTTAATTTCTATACTCCGCTAAAAAAATTATCTGATGCTCAGAAAGAAGTGATAATAAACGGGAGTAAAGAGAGAATCCCGTTCACATATACTTACAACAATGGAAGACCGGTTCAATATATGCATCGTTTTTCAGGAGTTGTCAAATACTTAAAACATTATTTTGATTCAACTGCATCGAACAGCATTCGTGAATGGGTTGAATCATATATGAATACTATTCCCTGTGCAACTTGTAATGGTGGAAGATTGAGGAAAGAATCTCTTGCGGTAAAATTCAATGGAAAGAATATAAGCGAGATAACCTCACTTTCAATTTTAAGAGCGATTGAATTTTTTAAAAGTGTCAAGCTAAAAGGCAACGAAGCATTGATTGCCAAACCAATTTTGAAAGAAGTAAATGAACGATTAGAATTTCTTCATAATGTTGGTTTAGATTATTTAACGCTTGGTCGTTCAGCGAGAACTTTATCGGGCGGAGAATCACAACGAATCAGACTTGCAACACAAATCGGAACTCAGCTTGCCGGTGTACTTTATGTTCTTGATGAACCTTCGATCGGACTGCATCAGAGCGACAACATCAAGCTTATTAATTCGTTAAAAAATCTTCGCGATTTAGGAAACACAATCGTTGTTGTTGAACACGACAGGGAAACAATCGAGAGTTCGGATTATATGGTTGATCTCGGTCCCGGTGCAGGTGAGCATGGTGGAAATGTGGTAATGGAAGGTGATACAAAAAAACTTTTGAATTCTGATAACGGTTACGATTCTATGACTCTTTCTTATTTGCGATGCAGACAAAAAATTAAAATACCTGATGAAAGAAGAAAAGGAAATGGAAAATTTATCACGCTTAAAGGTGCAAAAGGAAATAATCTGCAGAATGTGAATCTGAGAATTCCTCTTGGTACATTGACACTAATTACAGGTGTGAGCGGTTCAGGCAAATCATCAGTGTTGAATGAAACACTTGTAAAAATTCTGATGAACAAACTTTACAATTCTAAATCAGTTCCTCTTCCATACAGTAAAATTGATGGATTAGAGAATATTGATAAGATTATTGAAATTGATCAATCACCCATTGGCAGAACACCAAGATCGAATTCTGCAACTTATACCGGACTATTCACTTTCATACGTGATTTGTTTGCAGAACTTCCTGAAGCAAAAATGAGAGGATATAAAACCGGAAGATTCAGTTTTAATGTTGCTGGCGGAAGATGTGAGGAATGCGGCGGCGATGGTTTGAAAAAAATTGAAATGAATTTTCTTCCTGATGTTTATGTTCACTGCGATTCTTGTAAAGGAAAAAGATATAACAGGGAAACTCTCGAAGTGCTGTACAAAACAAAATCTATAGCTGATGTATTGGGCATGCGTGTTTCCGAAGCGCTTGAATTTTTTGAAGATCTCCCGCGAATCAAAAGAAAAATAAAAGCTCTTAATGATGTTGGATTAGGTTACATAACTCTTGGTCAGCAGGCAACAACACTGTCCGGCGGTGAAGCGCAGCGAGTAAAGCTTGCAACTGAATTGAGTAAAGTCTCAACAGGAAAAACTTTGTATGTACTCGATGAACCAACAACAGGTCTTCATTTTGAGGATGTAAGAATCCTTCTCGATGTTCTGAACAAACTTGTTGATAAAGGAAATACAGTTGTTGTAGTTGAACATAATATGGACGTAATAAAAATGGCTGACTGGATAATTGATCTTGGTCCCGGCGGCGGTGAATTTGGTGGAAAAATTGTAGCCGAAGGAACTCCTGAACAGATAGTTAAAATGAAAAACTGCTTGACTGGAGAATATCTGAAGCGTGAATTATAA
- a CDS encoding DUF1028 domain-containing protein has product MKKFLIIQIAIIILFGNINYAQSFYSENPLVATYSIVARDPETGEMGVAVQSHWFSVGSIVSWGEAGVGVVATQSFVNPAFGPDGLALLKSGMTAEQVVDKLIADDEGRDFRQLAIIDVNGNVKSYTGKNCIPGAGNIVGDNYSVQANLMLNDKVPAAMSKAFVESKGTLADRMMTALFAAEKVGGDIRGKQSAAILIVKGKSTGKVWEDRLIDLRVEDDPYPLEKLERLIKIHRAYNYMNAGDLAIEHGDMELAMKEYSAAEKMFPDNEEMKFWHATTLANNGDIEGSLPLFKEVFSKNQNWKNLIPRLVPIGLLNVNKEELNKILSVNE; this is encoded by the coding sequence ATGAAAAAATTTTTAATAATTCAGATTGCAATAATTATTTTATTTGGGAATATTAATTATGCTCAGTCATTTTATTCCGAAAATCCTCTTGTTGCAACTTACTCAATCGTTGCACGAGATCCTGAAACCGGTGAAATGGGAGTTGCAGTTCAATCTCATTGGTTTTCTGTTGGATCAATAGTATCGTGGGGTGAAGCAGGTGTTGGAGTTGTTGCAACACAGTCTTTTGTTAATCCTGCGTTTGGTCCGGATGGACTTGCATTATTAAAATCAGGAATGACTGCCGAACAGGTTGTTGATAAACTTATTGCAGATGATGAAGGAAGAGATTTCCGTCAGCTTGCAATAATTGATGTGAACGGAAACGTAAAAAGTTATACAGGGAAAAATTGTATTCCCGGTGCAGGAAATATTGTTGGCGATAATTATTCAGTTCAGGCTAACCTTATGCTGAATGATAAAGTGCCGGCTGCAATGTCAAAAGCATTTGTAGAATCAAAAGGAACGCTTGCTGACAGAATGATGACAGCACTTTTTGCTGCTGAAAAAGTTGGCGGAGATATTCGCGGTAAACAATCGGCAGCTATTTTAATTGTTAAAGGAAAATCAACAGGCAAAGTTTGGGAGGACAGGTTAATTGATCTGAGAGTTGAAGACGATCCATATCCTCTGGAAAAACTTGAGAGATTAATAAAAATCCATCGTGCTTATAATTATATGAATGCGGGAGATCTTGCGATTGAGCACGGTGATATGGAACTTGCGATGAAGGAGTATTCAGCCGCAGAAAAAATGTTTCCGGATAATGAAGAAATGAAGTTCTGGCATGCAACAACACTTGCCAATAACGGAGATATTGAAGGTTCGCTTCCGCTTTTTAAGGAGGTTTTTTCCAAAAATCAAAACTGGAAAAATCTAATACCAAGATTAGTCCCGATCGGATTATTAAATGTGAATAAAGAAGAACTTAATAAAATATTATCAGTAAATGAGTAA
- a CDS encoding T9SS type A sorting domain-containing protein: protein MQRKKSLKFNFLLSLLLVLLLLPSMNYTQQEERSIQPQLTRDKSLFPLKSTGVWTEVHPLIPRVDYWGIDFANADLPTGQAGTGWAVGEGGAVIKTTNGGQKWIWYESGVENTLRTVASVNNGQRVIAAGDGGIIIISEDAGETWIQLSSPTTRNIWNLQMITDEIGWMVGERGTALKTTDGGLIWVQQSMPYPTAPYWDVSFIDTLFGYMCTSSGIVLKTTDGGVNWIIQIAGDTRSLYTIYAIDTLRASAGGFAGKVVYTTDGGINWLNAGGGGISAPEINKIKFMDEVKGFLASSGGFYKSTNGGVSWYENNDLNQEFSSVFTTNISLPAEGKGFVAGGKMLLAKTTNEGESWRRTIVNADLFNVYFKDEQNGFINSTDLIYTTNDGGQSLDTILTFPYNEIFSMEGMTFTDSLNGFIGTLPARIYKTTNGGQGWHRTNITGLVDSSWVIIKFFFLTKDIGWAISNKRIMKTNDGGENWFVQVNAPGSGNFSGIHFVDSLFGWASISNRKPFKTTDGGENWIEQTNLNFYQTDDVYFKDTLNGWLLDWNKLYRTNDGGITWDLDSLVTGFGGSGRFGYFDSENIFITGDRVYRTTNAGINWTEFPELADQGWRMAITLFSVNSGFLVGNTGLIFKYYDETVPVELINFEGWLNENETYLQWTTATETNNRGFYIQRKKANEQEWIDLDFIEGKGNSTEINFYSYKNILTESGVYFYRLKQTDFDGTYNYSEEIEIYFSVPLEYELFQNFPNPFNPVTTIKYDLPASLNPSKGGTLVNLVIYDILGRRVKVLVNEIQQAGRYEVQFDASNLSSGVYIYQLITEKYLSSKKMILLR from the coding sequence ATGCAACGCAAAAAATCCCTGAAATTTAATTTTCTCCTCTCACTTCTGCTTGTCTTACTATTATTACCTTCGATGAACTACACCCAGCAAGAGGAACGATCCATACAACCACAATTAACTCGGGATAAATCTCTTTTCCCTTTAAAATCTACCGGGGTATGGACAGAAGTTCATCCATTAATACCAAGAGTGGATTATTGGGGAATTGATTTTGCAAATGCAGACCTGCCTACCGGACAGGCAGGCACCGGCTGGGCAGTAGGCGAAGGCGGTGCAGTAATTAAAACAACGAATGGAGGACAGAAGTGGATATGGTATGAAAGCGGAGTTGAAAATACATTAAGAACAGTTGCTTCAGTAAATAACGGACAAAGAGTTATAGCAGCAGGCGATGGAGGAATAATTATAATCTCAGAAGATGCAGGAGAAACGTGGATCCAGTTGTCAAGCCCGACGACAAGAAACATCTGGAATCTGCAGATGATAACCGATGAGATTGGATGGATGGTAGGAGAAAGAGGAACTGCTTTAAAAACAACTGATGGCGGATTAATCTGGGTGCAACAATCTATGCCATATCCAACTGCACCATACTGGGATGTAAGTTTCATTGACACATTATTTGGTTATATGTGCACAAGTTCAGGTATTGTGTTGAAGACAACAGATGGCGGAGTAAATTGGATAATACAAATAGCAGGAGATACAAGAAGTCTTTACACAATTTATGCTATTGATACACTCAGAGCATCTGCAGGGGGCTTCGCAGGAAAGGTTGTTTATACAACGGATGGAGGTATTAACTGGTTAAATGCAGGAGGAGGAGGAATAAGTGCACCAGAAATAAATAAAATAAAATTTATGGATGAAGTAAAAGGATTTTTAGCATCTTCAGGCGGCTTCTATAAATCTACTAACGGAGGTGTTAGTTGGTATGAAAATAATGATCTTAATCAGGAATTTTCCTCAGTATTTACAACAAACATATCTCTCCCAGCAGAAGGAAAAGGTTTTGTTGCTGGAGGTAAAATGCTTCTTGCAAAAACCACAAATGAAGGTGAAAGCTGGCGAAGAACAATAGTGAATGCAGATTTATTTAATGTTTACTTTAAGGATGAACAAAATGGGTTTATAAACAGTACCGACCTAATTTACACAACAAATGACGGAGGACAATCTTTAGATACTATTTTAACTTTTCCGTATAATGAAATTTTTTCTATGGAAGGAATGACATTTACAGATAGTCTGAACGGCTTCATCGGAACATTGCCTGCAAGAATTTACAAAACCACAAATGGAGGGCAAGGCTGGCATAGAACCAATATAACAGGGTTAGTGGATTCATCCTGGGTAATAATTAAGTTTTTCTTTTTGACAAAGGATATAGGTTGGGCAATTAGCAATAAACGCATAATGAAAACAAATGACGGGGGAGAGAATTGGTTTGTACAAGTAAATGCTCCCGGAAGCGGGAATTTTTCAGGCATTCATTTTGTTGATTCGTTATTTGGATGGGCTTCAATATCAAATAGAAAACCTTTTAAAACAACTGATGGAGGCGAAAATTGGATTGAACAGACAAATTTAAACTTTTATCAAACGGATGATGTATATTTTAAAGATACACTTAACGGATGGTTATTAGACTGGAATAAGCTTTATAGGACTAATGATGGAGGTATAACCTGGGATTTGGATTCATTAGTAACCGGTTTCGGCGGATCTGGACGATTTGGTTATTTTGATTCAGAGAATATATTCATTACTGGTGATAGGGTATATAGGACAACAAATGCGGGTATTAACTGGACTGAATTCCCTGAACTAGCCGATCAAGGATGGAGGATGGCAATCACATTATTTTCTGTTAACTCGGGATTCCTGGTTGGCAACACGGGTTTAATCTTCAAATACTATGATGAGACTGTTCCGGTAGAGTTAATAAACTTTGAGGGTTGGTTAAATGAAAATGAAACATATTTGCAATGGACTACTGCTACCGAAACTAATAACAGAGGTTTTTACATACAAAGAAAAAAAGCGAATGAGCAGGAATGGATTGATTTAGATTTTATTGAAGGTAAAGGAAACTCTACGGAAATTAATTTCTATTCATACAAGAATATTTTAACTGAATCAGGAGTTTATTTTTACAGACTAAAGCAAACAGACTTTGACGGTACATATAATTATAGCGAAGAAATAGAAATTTATTTTTCAGTTCCTTTAGAGTATGAACTATTTCAAAATTTTCCTAACCCTTTCAATCCAGTTACAACAATAAAGTATGATCTGCCTGCCTCCCTAAATCCCTCCAAAGGAGGGACTTTAGTAAATCTTGTAATTTATGACATACTTGGCAGAAGAGTTAAAGTGTTAGTTAATGAAATTCAGCAAGCAGGAAGGTATGAAGTTCAGTTCGATGCCTCGAACTTATCGAGTGGGGTGTATATCTATCAACTTATTACTGAGAAATATTTGAGTTCAAAAAAGATGATACTTCTTCGTTAA
- a CDS encoding nucleotidyltransferase domain-containing protein, translating to MDTVIVIEDIIKEINIILTKKYKDFRGSYFFGSRKKGSHNIDSDYDIVFVFDRKIDWVFKKEIIKIIYDIELKYDIFIDAKIYNTTEISEPTTPFRHTVLTEGIFYAG from the coding sequence ATGGATACTGTAATAGTCATTGAAGATATAATTAAGGAAATTAATATCATATTAACAAAAAAATATAAAGATTTTCGAGGAAGTTATTTCTTTGGTTCGCGAAAAAAAGGCAGCCATAATATTGATTCAGATTATGATATTGTGTTTGTATTTGATAGAAAGATTGACTGGGTATTTAAAAAAGAAATAATAAAAATTATCTATGATATTGAACTGAAGTATGACATTTTCATTGACGCTAAAATTTATAACACCACTGAAATTTCTGAACCCACAACACCTTTTAGACATACAGTGCTAACAGAGGGTATTTTTTATGCCGGTTGA
- a CDS encoding MarR family transcriptional regulator has translation MNSNQTAEHLANLTFNLLANCQEKEVRLASIHNLTQAEFRCLRLFGTDESINNKSIAERMNLSPSRLTRIIDGLVEKEYIIREIDSNDRRNMRVMLSRRGKYLVNQLNKAYVQIHQEILQDIDQVQHEPLIIAMQHLLEALENWLKKPEK, from the coding sequence ATGAACTCGAATCAAACCGCTGAACATCTCGCCAACCTAACCTTCAATCTACTTGCAAACTGCCAGGAAAAGGAAGTTAGATTAGCTTCAATTCATAATCTTACTCAGGCTGAATTCAGATGTTTAAGATTATTCGGCACTGACGAAAGTATTAATAACAAATCAATCGCTGAGAGAATGAACTTAAGCCCAAGCCGGTTAACAAGAATTATTGACGGACTTGTTGAGAAGGAATATATTATCAGAGAAATTGACTCCAACGATAGAAGAAATATGCGGGTGATGCTTTCCAGAAGAGGTAAATATCTTGTTAACCAGCTTAACAAAGCTTACGTTCAGATTCACCAGGAAATTTTACAGGATATCGATCAAGTTCAACACGAACCATTAATAATCGCAATGCAGCATTTACTGGAAGCATTAGAAAACTGGCTGAAGAAACCCGAAAAGTAA